One Salmo salar chromosome ssa01, Ssal_v3.1, whole genome shotgun sequence DNA window includes the following coding sequences:
- the LOC106604807 gene encoding cytochrome P450 1B1 produces the protein MDLKVIFEEMTRPLPRSIGLLLASLTFLFAMLLWRRIRRNWEVHSPPGPFAWPVIGNAVELGNTPHLYFSRMSRKYGDVFQIKLGCRDVVVLNCDAIRQALIKKGFDFAGRPDFASFQYVSNGDGIAFGTFSEWWKVHRKVAQSTVRMFSTGNMHTKKAFENHVFCEVRELLHIFLVKTKEHQYFQPMTYLVVSTANVMTAVCFGKRYSYDDAEFAQVVGRNYQFTQTVGAGSIVDVMPWLQYFPNPIKNMFENFKELNQEFSKFILNKVVEHRKTIQSSTIRDMTDAFIMALDHSQDSSPRVSPGKDYVPPTIGDIFGASQDTLSTALQWIILILVRFPHIQLRLQEEVDKVVDRSHLPIIEDQSQLPYVMAFIYEMMRFTSFVPLTIPHSTITDTTIMGYTIPKDTVIFINQWSSNHDPTKWTHPETFDPLRFLDQDGSLNKDLASGVLIFSLGKRRCIGEELSKMQLFLFTALLVHQAHFSPDPDKPPTIDYTYGLTLKPNNFSIAVSLRDSMEVLEKASQKPLYGGTQ, from the exons ATGGACTTGAAAGTTATATTCGAGGAGATGACCCGGCCATTGCCAAGGAGTATAGGCCTACTATTGGCGTCTTTGACTTTTCTCTTTGCCATGCTCCTGTGGCGCAGGATCAGGCGGAACTGGGAAGTACACAGCCCGCCTGGACCGTTCGCTTGGCCGGTCATTGGGAACGCTGTAGAGCTTGGCAACACTCCTCACCTCTATTTCTCTCGCATGTCACGGAAATATGGGGATGTCTTTCAAATCAAACTCGGCTGCCGGGACGTTGTGGTACTGAATTGCGACGCAATCAGGCAGGCGCTCATCAAAAAGGGATTTGATTTCGCAGGCAGACCTGACTTTGCCTCGTTTCAATACGTTTCCAATGGCGATGGCATTGCTTTTGGTACATTTAGCGAATGGTGGAAAGTGCATCGAAAAGTGGCCCAATCTACTGTTCGGATGTTTTCTACCGGCAACATGCACACCAAAAAGGCCTTCGAAAACCATGTTTTCTGCGAAGTAAGGGAGCTGCTCCATATTTTCCTGGTAAAAACTAAAGAGCACCAATATTTCCAGCCGATGACATACTTGGTGGTATCAACCGCTAACGTAATGACCGCCGTGTGCTTTGGAAAGAGGTATTCATACGACGACGCAGAGTTTGCTCAAGTGGTGGGACGAAATTATCAATTCACCCAAACAGTGGGAGCTGGAAGCATCGTGGATGTTATGCCTTGGCTCCAGTATTTCCCCAACCCAATAAAAAACATGTTTGAAAACTTTAAAGAACTCAACCAGGAGTTCAGTAAATTTATCCTTAATAAAGTTGTCGAGCATCGAAAGACCATTCAGTCAAGCACCATCCGGGACATGACAGATGCTTTCATCATGGCATTGGACCATTCTCAGGACAGCTCACCAAGGGTCTCACCAGGCAAAGATTATGTGCCACCCACTATCGGTGATATTTTTGGAGCAAGCCAAGACACACTATCTACTGCACTCCAGTGGATCATTCTGATACTTGTGAG GTTTCCTCATATTCAGCTGCGTCTCCAGGAGGAAGTAGACAAAGTGGTCGACCGGAGCCATCTGCCCATCATCGAGGACCAGTCGCAGTTGCCTTACGTGATGGCCTTCATCTACGAAATGATGCGCTTTACCAGCTTCGTGCCGCTCACCATCCCCCACAGCACCATCACCGACACCACCATCATGGGCTACACCATCCCCAAGGACACAGTGATCTTCATCAACCAGTGGTCCAGCAACCACGACCCCACCAAGTGGACTCACCCGGAGACCTTTGACCCCCTGCGCTTCCTGGATCAGGACGGCTCGCTGAACAAAGACCTGGCCAGCGGCGTGCTCATCTTCTCCTTGGGAAAGCGGCGGTGCATCGGAGAGGAACTGTCAAAGATGCAGCTGTTCCTATTTACAGCATTGCTGGTGCACCAGGCCCACTTTAGTCCCGACCCGGACAAGCCACCCACCATTGACTACACCTACGGACTGACCCTGAAGCCCAATAACTTCTCCATAGCAGTGAGTCTACGGGACAGCATGGAAGTCCTGGAGAAGGCTAGTCAAAAGCCCCTCTATGGGGGGACTCAGTAG